A region from the Brettanomyces bruxellensis chromosome 4, complete sequence genome encodes:
- a CDS encoding uncharacterized protein (BUSCO:EOG09262SWJ) — MTLKLSTEKERTAPDDLISYDDAIKYWSSIEPSINGVLGGYGDTTNVPRVDIVGSLIFYRRVKTKFLKTSEETKYGIDFGAGIGRVTKNLLSNICDQVDLLEPVENFVVKMNEELRILKAQGKIGEILQISMQNWVPKKTHKYHLLWCQWCCGHITDDDFLKWMDNCRLALKEGGILIIKENNSTDLHGNDIFDPTDFSKTRSDLHFKKLFKQAGWNLCLTMKQRGMPRELYPIQMYALQPDKNP; from the coding sequence ATGACATTGAAACTATCCACAGAGAAGGAACGGACAGCTCCGGATGATCTTATTAGTTACGATGATGCAATTAAATACTGGTCAAGTATAGAACCTAGTATTAATGGAGTACTTGGTGGATATGGCGATACAACAAACGTTCCAAGAGTTGACATAGTAGGATCGCTCATTTTTTATAGGAGagtgaaaacaaaatttcttAAAACATCAGAAGAAACCAAATACGGCATAGACTTCGGAGCTGGCATTGGCCGGGTGACGAAAAATTTACTATCAAACATTTGTGATCAAGTGGATCTTCTTGAACCGGTCGAAAACTTTGTGgtaaaaatgaatgaagaGTTAAGGATACTAAAAGCACAGGGGAAAATAGGCgaaatattgcaaatttCTATGCAGAATTGGGTACCAAAGAAGACTCATAAGTATCATTTGTTATGGTGTCAATGGTGTTGCGGCCACATTACAGACGATGATTTTTTAAAGTGGATGGACAACTGTCGGTTAGCTCTGAAAGAAGGAGGCATATTGATTattaaagaaaacaacTCAACTGATTTGCATGGGAACGATATTTTCGATCCGACCGATTTTAGCAAGACTCGCTCGGATTTACATTttaaaaaacttttcaagCAAGCTGGTTGGAACTTATGTTTAACCATGAAGCAGAGAGGAATGCCAAGAGAACTCTATCCGATCCAAATGTATGCCTTACAGCCAGATAAAAACCCTTAA
- the SMT3 gene encoding SUMO protein smt3 codes for MSEEPKSEPKDSHINLKVTDGSSEVFFKIKRTTPLKRLMEAFCKRQGKSVESLRFLYEGQRLTPDSTPESLDMEDGDLIEAHREQVGGAFY; via the coding sequence ATGTCTGAAGAACCAAAGTCAGAGCCAAAGGACAGTCACATCAACCTTAAGGTTACAGATGGAAGCTCAGAGGTCTTTTTTAAGATCAAAAGAACGACTCCTTTGAAGAGATTAATGGAAGCCTTTTGCAAGAGACAGGGCAAAAGTGTCGAAAGTTTGAGATTTTTATATGAAGGTCAGAGGTTGACACCAGATTCCACTCCAGAGAGCTTGGACATGGAGGATGGTGACTTGATAGAGGCTCATAGAGAGCAAGTTGGAGGGGCTTTTTATTAG